The Deinococcus wulumuqiensis R12 genome has a window encoding:
- a CDS encoding alpha/beta hydrolase has protein sequence MRFPPTRPAPARVLALLAVLGPLLAATPGSAAAGLPAGAGLAASLFASPLVAPPLVATVATPSAARPNAALRWVRLGRSTAPSLLQVPAGCQLRSCPLVVVSHPRAQDAARLRDSAQVGKIAQALLAANFAVLLSGDGGVNTWGSPAALREVAQVHRDATRRFRWNSRTYALGLSMGGLLSLRSALPESPYWVSGVGLIDAWVSLRGAWGSAVTRQREIGKAYGLSAPPTPKLDPLPLAQRAVPLPLFVAFSPTDTVVASRKNAELLIPYAEQGVSEVVRLTGPHLGGNRFSPQMVERLVGFYQSLEQRAVARQNREFPGAAPAVQRPPVAVPKS, from the coding sequence ATGCGCTTTCCGCCCACCCGACCTGCCCCGGCCCGCGTGCTCGCGCTGCTGGCTGTTCTGGGGCCGCTGCTCGCCGCCACGCCGGGCAGCGCCGCAGCCGGGTTGCCCGCAGGAGCGGGACTGGCGGCGTCGCTGTTTGCCTCGCCTCTGGTGGCCCCGCCGCTGGTCGCCACGGTCGCCACGCCGTCGGCGGCCCGGCCCAACGCGGCGCTGCGCTGGGTACGGCTGGGGCGTTCGACGGCACCGTCGCTGCTTCAGGTGCCTGCCGGTTGCCAGCTTCGCAGTTGCCCGCTGGTGGTGGTGTCGCACCCCCGTGCCCAGGACGCGGCGCGGCTGCGCGACAGTGCGCAGGTCGGCAAAATCGCGCAGGCGCTGCTGGCCGCCAACTTCGCGGTGCTGCTCAGCGGCGACGGCGGCGTCAACACCTGGGGCAGCCCGGCGGCGCTGCGCGAGGTGGCGCAGGTACACCGCGACGCCACCCGGCGCTTTCGCTGGAACAGCCGCACCTACGCGCTGGGCCTGAGCATGGGCGGCCTGCTGTCTCTGCGCAGCGCCCTGCCCGAGTCGCCGTACTGGGTGAGCGGGGTGGGATTGATCGACGCCTGGGTCAGCCTGCGCGGGGCCTGGGGCAGCGCCGTGACCCGGCAGCGGGAGATCGGCAAGGCATACGGCCTGTCGGCGCCCCCCACGCCCAAACTGGACCCCCTGCCCCTCGCACAGCGGGCGGTGCCGCTGCCGCTGTTCGTGGCGTTCAGTCCCACCGACACGGTGGTGGCCTCGCGCAAGAATGCCGAGCTGCTGATTCCCTACGCCGAACAGGGGGTCAGCGAGGTCGTGCGGCTCACCGGCCCCCACCTCGGCGGCAACCGTTTCTCGCCGCAGATGGTCGAGCGGCTGGTCGGCTTCTACCAGAGCCTGGAGCAGCGGGCCGTCGCCCGGCAGAACCGGGAGTTTCCGGGGGCGGCCCCGGCGGTGCAGCGGCCCCCTGTGGCGGTGCCGAAAAGCTGA
- a CDS encoding arginine--tRNA ligase: MDLKAQLKAAVEQAAHQMGMPVDAAIQETPATKPGDYGTPAAFQMAKAAGKNPAEVAAQLVQNITLPAGIKKVEAAGPFINFFLDGGAFVRGVVEKPFEMPKLGGKVVIEHTSVNPNKELHVGHLRNVVLGDSMARILRAAGHTVEVQNYIDDTGRQAAESLFAIEHYGRVWDGVQKYDQWLGEGYVQLNADPQKPELEAGIMEVMHKLEAGELRPLVEQTVKAQLHTCFRLGARYDLLNWESDVVGSGFLAQAMNILEGSRYTSRPLEGKYAGAFIMDVSEFMPGLEEPNVVLVRSGGTAMYAAKDIGYQFWKFGLFEGMKFKPFMQDPEGNTIWTSAPDGQPDDERRFGHAQEVINVIDSRQDHPQTVVRSALGVAGEQEKKERSIHLSYAFVTLEGQTISGRKGIAVSADDAMDEAQKRALSVLQGINPDLAAREDAAEIARRIGLGAIRFAMLKAEPTRKIDFRWEQALALNGDTAPYVQYAAVRAANILKKAEEAGFAVNGTGADWDALPDIDLVLAKQIAKLPEVVAQAARIHSPHVVAQYALDLATSFNAWYNAKTKQGKPATNVLQSEEGVREARLALMVRLRRAFEETLDLIGIEIPAAM; this comes from the coding sequence ATGGATTTGAAGGCCCAACTCAAAGCAGCCGTCGAGCAGGCCGCGCACCAGATGGGAATGCCCGTCGACGCCGCCATTCAGGAAACGCCCGCGACCAAGCCCGGCGACTACGGCACCCCCGCCGCCTTCCAGATGGCGAAAGCGGCAGGCAAGAATCCCGCCGAAGTCGCCGCGCAACTCGTCCAGAACATCACGCTGCCTGCGGGCATCAAAAAGGTCGAGGCCGCCGGGCCGTTCATCAACTTTTTCCTCGACGGCGGCGCGTTCGTGCGCGGCGTCGTGGAAAAACCCTTCGAGATGCCCAAATTAGGCGGCAAGGTCGTCATCGAGCACACCTCGGTCAACCCCAACAAGGAACTGCACGTGGGGCACCTGCGCAATGTGGTGCTGGGCGACTCGATGGCGCGGATTCTGCGGGCGGCGGGGCACACCGTCGAGGTGCAGAACTACATCGACGACACCGGGCGTCAGGCCGCCGAGTCCCTGTTCGCCATCGAGCACTATGGCCGCGTCTGGGACGGCGTGCAGAAGTACGACCAGTGGCTCGGTGAAGGCTACGTGCAGCTCAACGCCGACCCGCAGAAGCCCGAACTCGAAGCGGGCATCATGGAGGTCATGCACAAGCTCGAGGCCGGGGAGCTGCGGCCACTGGTCGAGCAGACGGTGAAGGCGCAGCTGCACACCTGCTTTCGCCTCGGCGCGCGTTACGACCTGCTGAACTGGGAGTCCGACGTGGTGGGCAGCGGGTTTCTGGCGCAGGCGATGAACATTCTGGAAGGCAGCAGGTACACCTCGCGCCCCCTTGAGGGCAAGTACGCCGGGGCGTTCATCATGGACGTGTCGGAATTCATGCCGGGGCTGGAAGAACCGAACGTGGTCCTCGTGCGCTCGGGCGGCACCGCCATGTACGCCGCCAAGGACATCGGCTACCAGTTCTGGAAATTCGGGCTGTTCGAGGGGATGAAATTCAAGCCCTTCATGCAGGACCCCGAAGGCAACACCATCTGGACGAGTGCCCCGGACGGCCAGCCCGACGATGAGCGGCGCTTCGGGCATGCGCAGGAGGTCATCAACGTGATCGACTCGCGCCAGGACCACCCGCAGACGGTGGTGCGTTCGGCGCTGGGCGTGGCGGGCGAGCAGGAGAAGAAGGAGCGAAGCATCCACCTCTCCTACGCCTTCGTTACCCTGGAAGGCCAGACCATCAGCGGTCGCAAGGGCATCGCGGTCAGTGCCGACGACGCGATGGACGAGGCCCAGAAGCGCGCGCTGAGCGTCTTGCAGGGCATCAATCCCGACCTGGCCGCGCGCGAGGACGCCGCCGAAATCGCCCGCCGCATCGGCCTGGGCGCCATCCGCTTTGCCATGCTCAAGGCCGAGCCGACCCGCAAGATCGACTTCCGCTGGGAGCAGGCGCTGGCGCTGAACGGGGACACCGCGCCCTATGTCCAGTACGCCGCCGTGCGCGCCGCCAACATCCTGAAAAAAGCGGAGGAAGCGGGCTTTGCCGTGAACGGCACTGGCGCCGACTGGGACGCGCTGCCCGACATCGACCTCGTGCTCGCCAAGCAGATCGCCAAGCTGCCGGAAGTCGTGGCGCAGGCCGCCCGCATCCACTCGCCGCATGTGGTCGCGCAGTACGCGCTGGACCTGGCGACCTCCTTCAACGCGTGGTACAACGCCAAGACCAAGCAGGGCAAGCCCGCCACCAACGTGCTGCAATCCGAAGAGGGGGTGCGCGAGGCACGCCTGGCGCTGATGGTGCGGCTGCGCCGGGCCTTCGAGGAAACGCTGGACCTCATCGGCATCGAGATTCCGGCGGCGATGTAA
- a CDS encoding permease prefix domain 1-containing protein codes for MRRKKAPLTIDEYVHRATLGLPRAERLDAATELRAHLLERVAEYQAQGYAREEAEFLAVRGMGEVQVTNRELLGHFFTHRAGWLTLFALLAGSGAWAAYRASQWEGVRPAAPIAQDDTAVLQLMAGVWPIFDESIFRQAAEVRFPKGTRSVFGAMLTSGAKGMNPAWSWPVPSGLTEFGTLGQGWRPSVADQLKFWQGRFRLLSTAGPDFTIKGERCKKGQFAVGNLLYGLNTYQPKIKGLMWKSVGAVTYTSDLASGFCFPNDSNTVQMHASSLSLNTWTLITDLPAGPPGQGTLALLLYPSSGSITQDPPAPERAYRYDAAQRQWLRR; via the coding sequence ATGCGCCGTAAGAAGGCGCCCCTCACCATTGATGAGTATGTCCACCGTGCCACGCTGGGCCTGCCCAGAGCCGAGCGGCTGGACGCCGCCACCGAACTTCGCGCCCACCTGCTGGAGCGCGTGGCCGAGTATCAGGCACAGGGGTACGCCCGCGAAGAAGCCGAGTTTCTGGCGGTGCGGGGGATGGGGGAAGTGCAAGTCACTAACCGCGAACTGCTCGGCCATTTTTTCACCCACCGGGCGGGATGGCTCACCCTTTTCGCGCTGCTGGCGGGGAGCGGCGCGTGGGCGGCGTACCGGGCTTCGCAGTGGGAAGGGGTGCGGCCCGCTGCGCCCATCGCCCAGGATGACACGGCGGTGTTGCAACTGATGGCAGGCGTCTGGCCCATCTTTGACGAGTCCATCTTCAGGCAGGCGGCTGAAGTGCGCTTTCCAAAGGGAACACGGAGCGTCTTTGGCGCCATGCTCACCAGCGGAGCGAAAGGAATGAACCCCGCCTGGTCATGGCCGGTCCCCTCTGGCCTGACGGAGTTCGGTACGTTGGGTCAGGGCTGGCGGCCTTCTGTTGCCGACCAGTTGAAGTTCTGGCAGGGCCGCTTCCGGCTGCTCAGCACTGCCGGGCCGGACTTCACCATAAAAGGCGAACGCTGCAAAAAGGGACAATTTGCTGTTGGGAACCTACTTTACGGCTTAAACACCTACCAGCCCAAGATAAAAGGACTGATGTGGAAGAGTGTGGGGGCCGTGACCTACACCTCTGACCTGGCGAGCGGCTTCTGCTTTCCCAACGATTCCAACACGGTGCAGATGCACGCCAGTTCTCTGTCCCTCAACACCTGGACTCTCATCACGGACCTTCCCGCTGGCCCACCCGGACAGGGAACGCTGGCCCTCCTGTTGTATCCGAGCAGCGGCAGTATCACGCAGGACCCACCCGCCCCTGAACGCGCCTACCGCTACGACGCGGCGCAGAGGCAGTGGCTGCGGCGCTGA
- a CDS encoding permease prefix domain 1-containing protein — MIRRLRGKKAPLTIDEYVHRATLGLPRAERLDAATELRAHLLERVAEYQAQGYAREEAEFLAVRGMGEVGEVRRGWGEYALLRKVGWGVLALLLVGTVARQFVGNQEAALITYGEPLLVNSFTNGGVLPNFYQSYKFKTPPKTRFVEVAWVGTHAAQRATLPASAGTEGQVFSSWPTWREWWKDRTPLPLADLPWREKCRDQQPVHVGLETSATAQAYEAWQAGKSTQTAITQTGSGPSMKVGLEIPNSNLRGVLWCSGLKPPPPSRSATSSGSGASSSKGAAVSGGTVEVRQSDGQGDGGRLRLGHWTLLYLFVQDSRATYKTGEQKVQGEAAMFIRATDDERPAPLPEMHYDRQHDTWDIREQPAQPKGDQP; from the coding sequence ATGATTCGCCGCCTGCGCGGTAAGAAGGCGCCCCTCACCATTGACGAGTATGTCCACCGCGCCACGCTGGGCCTGCCCAGAGCCGAGCGGCTGGACGCCGCCACCGAACTTCGCGCCCACCTGCTGGAGCGCGTGGCCGAGTATCAGGCGCAGGGGTACGCCCGCGAAGAAGCCGAGTTTCTGGCGGTGCGGGGGATGGGGGAGGTCGGAGAGGTCAGAAGGGGGTGGGGCGAGTACGCCCTGCTTAGAAAGGTGGGTTGGGGAGTTTTGGCCCTGCTGTTGGTCGGAACGGTTGCTCGGCAATTTGTAGGCAACCAAGAAGCCGCCCTCATCACTTACGGCGAACCTCTCCTGGTCAACTCTTTTACCAATGGGGGCGTCCTGCCCAACTTTTACCAGAGTTACAAGTTCAAGACGCCTCCGAAGACCCGCTTTGTAGAGGTGGCTTGGGTCGGTACTCACGCGGCGCAGCGAGCAACCCTGCCCGCTTCCGCTGGTACTGAGGGACAAGTGTTTTCGAGCTGGCCGACTTGGAGAGAGTGGTGGAAAGACCGCACACCTCTACCGCTGGCCGACTTGCCCTGGCGGGAAAAATGCCGTGACCAGCAGCCTGTGCATGTGGGTCTAGAAACGTCAGCTACGGCACAGGCTTATGAGGCTTGGCAAGCGGGTAAGAGCACTCAAACGGCCATCACGCAAACAGGTTCAGGGCCGTCTATGAAGGTGGGGCTGGAAATCCCCAATTCCAACCTGCGCGGCGTGCTGTGGTGCAGTGGCCTTAAGCCCCCGCCCCCGTCGCGCAGTGCCACCAGCAGCGGCAGCGGCGCAAGCAGCAGCAAAGGCGCAGCAGTAAGTGGCGGCACAGTAGAAGTGCGGCAAAGCGACGGGCAAGGTGATGGGGGTCGCCTCCGTTTGGGGCACTGGACACTGCTTTATCTCTTCGTGCAAGACAGCCGCGCCACCTACAAGACGGGCGAACAAAAGGTGCAGGGCGAGGCCGCCATGTTTATCCGCGCTACAGACGATGAACGCCCCGCACCCCTTCCAGAGATGCACTATGACCGCCAACACGACACTTGGGATATTCGTGAACAACCTGCCCAGCCCAAAGGAGACCAGCCATGA
- a CDS encoding PadR family transcriptional regulator, translating into MNPLKSGTLDLALLAALEDQPRYGLDILAHVNTRSGGLFEMKEGSLYPALARLVKAGWVETEWQPSDRGGAPRKFYRLTDDGRGALTEKKQEWRTLRGALDALLVTRLLPKPERA; encoded by the coding sequence ATGAATCCCCTCAAATCCGGCACGCTGGACCTTGCGCTCCTCGCGGCGCTGGAGGACCAGCCGCGCTACGGGCTGGACATCCTGGCGCACGTCAACACGCGCAGCGGCGGCCTCTTCGAGATGAAGGAGGGCAGCCTCTACCCCGCCCTTGCCCGGCTGGTCAAAGCGGGCTGGGTCGAAACCGAGTGGCAGCCGAGCGACCGGGGCGGTGCGCCGCGCAAGTTCTACCGCCTGACCGACGATGGACGCGGCGCCCTGACGGAAAAGAAACAGGAATGGCGCACCCTGCGCGGGGCACTGGACGCCCTTCTGGTCACGCGGCTACTGCCAAAGCCGGAGCGGGCATGA
- a CDS encoding N-acetylmuramoyl-L-alanine amidase family protein, giving the protein MKRTVLTALLVCSLAAAQTAPTTPSMPTPADLTRLLSPISSDPIFVAYPPDKHSVAFDHVLLEGSVLPGATFSIGGQAVDVGADGLFIEWVPLQPGENVLKLETTLGGVTSTKELRVTSRPKTLLSGAAQIVEGSVLPAVDRVAYLQPVNLETRGVPVGFTGTPGGKASFKVGDLGPFPMTESASGEYAGTFLLPAQLAAAPLTFTLTGADGSAATATSKGKLSVTGTGPRVAEVTATIAGRGLQAGGQVWRNGAGRNYVVYPRPGAQTVIVGEEGSTYTVQASGGLTLNAPKSTLTLKPEGTPLPRAIFTTINVRNAGTHSEVQVDLPARVPFTVEQQVGQGGSSLDLRLFHSIADVDYIVSDYPVGAVRDVRWFQDADGVARVHVDLNGAPWGYDATYGADDSAQRSTLTLRVRNAPAINARQPLDGRSIVLDPGHGGDEFGGAGPLRVPEKNLVLPLTLRVAELLREKGANVILTRDRDVVTPIYNRPLLAEEKNAELLVSIHANALPDGVDPRTKRGAGVYFYNPQARALADAVQGALVEKLPDVGNDGVHYQNLALTRPTTQLSILIETAFLTDKQNLRLLMSDTGRERLAQAIALGLERFYRDAALKQR; this is encoded by the coding sequence TTGAAACGCACCGTTCTCACTGCCCTGCTGGTCTGCTCCCTCGCTGCCGCCCAGACGGCCCCCACTACCCCTTCTATGCCCACGCCTGCCGACCTGACCCGCCTGCTCTCGCCCATCAGCAGCGACCCCATTTTCGTGGCGTATCCGCCCGACAAGCACAGCGTGGCCTTCGACCATGTGCTGCTGGAAGGCAGCGTTCTGCCCGGCGCGACCTTCAGTATCGGCGGGCAGGCGGTGGACGTGGGGGCAGACGGTCTGTTCATCGAATGGGTGCCGCTGCAACCCGGCGAGAACGTGCTGAAGCTCGAAACCACCCTCGGCGGCGTGACCAGCACCAAGGAACTGCGCGTGACCAGTCGCCCGAAAACTCTGCTCAGCGGCGCGGCGCAGATCGTGGAGGGCAGCGTGCTGCCCGCCGTGGACCGCGTGGCCTACCTGCAACCCGTGAATCTGGAAACGCGCGGCGTGCCCGTGGGCTTTACCGGCACGCCCGGCGGCAAAGCGAGCTTCAAGGTGGGCGACCTCGGCCCCTTCCCGATGACCGAGAGTGCCTCCGGCGAGTACGCGGGCACGTTCCTGCTGCCCGCGCAACTGGCCGCCGCCCCCTTGACGTTCACCCTGACCGGCGCGGACGGCTCGGCCGCCACCGCCACCAGCAAGGGCAAACTCAGCGTGACCGGCACCGGCCCCCGCGTGGCCGAGGTCACGGCCACCATCGCCGGGCGCGGCCTCCAGGCGGGCGGGCAGGTGTGGCGCAATGGCGCAGGCCGCAACTACGTGGTCTACCCCCGCCCCGGCGCGCAGACCGTCATTGTCGGCGAGGAAGGCAGCACCTACACGGTTCAGGCGTCCGGCGGCCTGACCCTCAACGCGCCCAAGTCCACCCTGACCCTGAAACCCGAGGGCACGCCCCTTCCGCGCGCCATCTTCACGACCATCAACGTCAGGAACGCGGGCACCCACAGCGAGGTTCAGGTGGATCTCCCCGCGCGCGTGCCGTTCACGGTGGAGCAGCAGGTGGGGCAGGGCGGCAGCAGCCTGGACCTGAGGCTGTTCCACAGCATTGCCGACGTGGATTACATCGTCTCCGATTATCCGGTGGGGGCCGTACGCGACGTGCGCTGGTTCCAGGACGCCGACGGTGTGGCCCGCGTTCATGTGGACCTGAACGGTGCGCCCTGGGGCTACGACGCCACCTACGGCGCGGACGATTCGGCGCAGCGGAGCACCCTGACCCTGCGCGTGCGAAATGCCCCGGCCATCAACGCCCGGCAGCCGCTTGACGGGCGCAGCATCGTCCTCGACCCCGGACACGGTGGCGACGAGTTCGGCGGGGCGGGGCCGCTGCGGGTGCCCGAGAAGAATCTGGTGCTGCCGCTGACCCTGCGCGTGGCCGAACTGCTGCGCGAGAAGGGCGCGAACGTGATCCTGACCCGCGACCGGGACGTGGTCACGCCCATCTATAACCGCCCACTGCTGGCCGAGGAAAAGAACGCCGAACTGCTCGTCAGTATTCACGCCAACGCGCTGCCCGACGGCGTGGACCCCCGGACCAAGCGCGGCGCGGGCGTGTACTTTTACAATCCACAGGCCCGCGCCCTGGCCGACGCGGTGCAGGGTGCCCTGGTGGAAAAACTGCCCGACGTGGGCAACGACGGCGTGCATTACCAGAACCTCGCGCTGACCCGGCCCACCACGCAGCTTTCCATCCTGATCGAGACGGCCTTCCTGACCGACAAGCAGAACCTTCGCCTCCTGATGAGCGACACAGGCCGCGAGCGGCTGGCGCAGGCCATCGCGCTGGGGCTGGAGCGCTTTTACCGGGACGCGGCGCTGAAACAGCGGTAA